The following proteins come from a genomic window of Candidatus Francisella endociliophora:
- a CDS encoding bifunctional metallophosphatase/5'-nucleotidase, producing the protein MKKIISIILISISLSFCYAQDDITVLSLNDFHGQVEPNKNMVGAPKIASFIEKYRKTHPNLVVVAAGDNYQGTAISNISHGDVVNEFFDYIGLKYSAVGNHDFDYGQKWFKHWYKTSDVRFLAANIRYVNDALSGYIVRFFTEKYSLDYIKPFGYQTLPSGKTIYFIGLSTLETPETTAEKNISNLSFTNPVIAANKWIKYINDYKKHDIPKPDTIVLLTHIPTDQDNTNIFFSKRKDLNGESEIYAVVNNVKNISAVLTGHSHKFVNGTKNGVVVEQGESQGKDISVLHYDCHTTNRCVVTPEVVNLAKATKDLQPNKQVQAIIDKYKDSVKDELEKVITKAPVALPQHGQDNFYNSPLVYTFADIVKNQTDSDIGLLNGNGVRRSLPKGDITYGMIYESMPFDNMIVTFDIKGKDLLDVIKHSIIQKGDVTTGVLAGADIQLDKSANIQKVVINGKPLKKNKIYKLATMDFIYTGGDGFSFRGVSNYKDTNITVRDMIVNYWSKYPANIAKGWQSIKAQN; encoded by the coding sequence ATGAAAAAAATTATTAGCATTATCCTGATAAGTATTAGCTTGTCATTCTGTTATGCACAAGATGATATTACAGTTTTATCTTTAAATGATTTTCATGGCCAAGTCGAGCCTAATAAAAATATGGTGGGAGCACCTAAGATAGCTAGCTTTATTGAGAAGTATCGTAAAACTCACCCAAATCTAGTTGTAGTTGCAGCTGGAGATAATTATCAAGGTACAGCAATTTCTAATATATCTCATGGGGATGTTGTTAATGAGTTTTTTGATTATATAGGACTTAAGTATTCTGCTGTTGGTAATCATGATTTTGATTATGGGCAAAAGTGGTTTAAGCATTGGTATAAAACGAGTGATGTTAGATTTTTAGCAGCAAATATTCGTTATGTAAATGATGCTTTATCTGGTTATATAGTGAGGTTCTTCACAGAAAAATACTCTTTAGATTATATAAAACCTTTTGGATATCAGACATTACCAAGTGGGAAAACTATATACTTTATCGGTTTATCAACTCTTGAAACACCAGAAACTACAGCTGAAAAAAATATTTCAAATCTTAGTTTTACTAATCCAGTTATTGCTGCAAATAAGTGGATTAAATACATTAATGATTATAAAAAACATGATATTCCAAAACCTGATACTATTGTTTTATTGACTCATATTCCTACAGATCAAGATAATACAAATATTTTCTTTAGTAAAAGAAAAGACCTAAATGGGGAGTCCGAAATATATGCGGTTGTAAATAATGTTAAAAATATTTCAGCAGTATTAACAGGGCATAGTCATAAATTTGTAAATGGTACAAAGAATGGTGTGGTTGTTGAGCAAGGCGAAAGCCAAGGTAAAGATATTAGTGTGTTACACTATGATTGCCACACTACAAATAGATGTGTTGTAACACCAGAAGTTGTAAATCTTGCAAAAGCTACTAAAGATCTACAGCCCAATAAACAAGTTCAAGCTATTATTGATAAATATAAAGATTCTGTAAAAGACGAATTAGAAAAAGTTATTACAAAAGCACCAGTTGCATTACCTCAACATGGTCAGGATAATTTTTACAATTCTCCATTAGTCTATACTTTTGCAGATATTGTCAAAAATCAGACAGATAGTGATATTGGCCTATTAAATGGTAATGGTGTTAGGCGATCGTTACCAAAGGGTGATATAACTTATGGAATGATATATGAGTCTATGCCTTTTGATAATATGATTGTAACTTTTGACATTAAAGGTAAAGATCTTTTGGATGTTATTAAACATAGCATAATACAGAAAGGTGATGTTACTACTGGGGTATTAGCAGGTGCTGATATCCAGTTAGATAAATCTGCTAATATCCAAAAAGTTGTCATAAATGGTAAACCTTTAAAGAAAAATAAAATTTACAAACTTGCGACTATGGACTTTATCTATACCGGAGGAGATGGTTTTTCTTTTAGAGGTGTTAGCAATTATAAAGATACCAATATAACAGTTAGAGATATGATTGTTAACTATTGGTCTAAGTATCCAGCAAATATTGCAAAGGGCTGGCAAAGTATTAAAGCCCAAAATTAG
- the alr gene encoding alanine racemase has protein sequence MDVNFLELNISTLRNNISIIKEYTQTKFCLPVKANAYGHGLQNIVRNTSDIVDFYAIACAREALEVYEVSSMVPILIFGVVEDEYLEELILKGIRISIHRFKDIDKIEFAAKKCSKIANVHIFINTGMNMLGIDCKHAEDIIQKARRSEWLNLEGVFSHLACADENNHPFNKLQIDRFKKVYDFTKSVDNQIICHLANSYGCIGQANISFDMVRAGILSYGFLPKFKVDNVLQEIRPIAKLTTKVIKIIDLEDMLEVGYSVSYTGQSSETIAILPIGYGDGLPRELGNIGVVYIKDRKYPIVGKINMDALAISLGSNTDKVKVGCEVELISDNPSMQNSAKSLAKKLKTIEYDIITTLNQRVVRRDVIVK, from the coding sequence ATGGATGTAAATTTTCTTGAGTTAAATATATCAACTTTAAGGAATAATATTTCTATAATTAAGGAATATACACAAACTAAATTTTGCCTTCCTGTTAAAGCAAATGCCTATGGCCATGGATTACAAAATATAGTTAGAAATACGAGTGATATTGTGGATTTTTATGCTATAGCATGTGCTCGCGAAGCTTTGGAAGTATATGAGGTTAGCTCTATGGTTCCAATTTTAATATTTGGAGTCGTTGAAGATGAGTATCTTGAAGAATTAATTTTAAAAGGTATAAGAATAAGTATTCATCGTTTTAAGGATATTGACAAAATAGAGTTTGCTGCAAAAAAATGTTCAAAGATAGCTAATGTGCATATATTTATCAATACTGGTATGAATATGTTAGGAATTGATTGTAAGCATGCTGAAGATATTATCCAAAAAGCTAGAAGATCAGAATGGTTAAATTTGGAAGGGGTCTTTAGTCATCTAGCTTGTGCTGATGAAAATAATCATCCATTTAACAAGTTGCAGATAGATCGATTTAAAAAAGTTTATGATTTTACAAAATCTGTAGATAATCAAATAATTTGTCATTTAGCAAACTCTTATGGGTGTATAGGTCAAGCTAATATTAGCTTTGATATGGTTAGAGCAGGTATATTAAGTTATGGTTTTTTGCCTAAGTTCAAGGTAGACAACGTATTGCAGGAGATAAGACCAATTGCAAAGCTGACAACTAAAGTTATAAAAATTATAGACTTAGAAGACATGCTGGAAGTAGGGTATTCAGTTAGTTATACTGGTCAATCTAGTGAAACTATTGCGATATTACCAATTGGTTATGGAGATGGTCTTCCTAGAGAGTTGGGCAATATTGGCGTTGTCTATATTAAAGATAGAAAATATCCTATTGTAGGAAAAATAAATATGGATGCCTTAGCAATATCCTTAGGTAGTAATACTGACAAAGTAAAAGTCGGTTGTGAAGTTGAACTTATATCCGATAATCCATCAATGCAAAACAGTGCGAAAAGCCTTGCAAAGAAATTAAAAACTATTGAATACGATATTATAACTACTTTAAATCAAAGAGTTGTTAGAAGAGATGTGATTGTGAAATAA
- a CDS encoding glutathione S-transferase family protein → MIHLHQLPKLKDKEYSCSPFCMKLELYLKAMDLNYQNHFNLEFNKSPTGKMPYIEMAGKKFADSNLIIQMLEQQNENSIDEHLTLEQKAISIAFIRLCEDSLYPIGVYSRWADKNNDSWKKDFIESTGLPKAMATIVYPVARKNVLRQLKANGITKLTSSEIYSKAEKDLQAIADFLDSRLYFFNDKTSLVDIVAFSFIKNLSDGSCGKKIQNFVSNLNLAAFMENMQQKFDIR, encoded by the coding sequence ATGATTCATTTACATCAGTTACCTAAGCTAAAAGACAAAGAATATAGTTGCAGTCCTTTTTGCATGAAACTAGAGTTGTATCTAAAAGCTATGGACTTAAATTATCAAAATCATTTTAACTTGGAGTTTAACAAATCCCCAACTGGCAAGATGCCATATATAGAAATGGCGGGTAAAAAATTTGCTGATAGTAATTTAATAATACAAATGCTTGAGCAGCAAAATGAGAATAGTATTGATGAGCATTTAACTTTAGAGCAAAAAGCAATATCAATAGCATTTATACGATTATGTGAAGATAGTCTATATCCAATTGGAGTTTATAGTCGTTGGGCAGATAAAAATAATGACTCATGGAAAAAAGATTTTATTGAGTCTACAGGTTTGCCTAAGGCAATGGCTACTATTGTATACCCAGTTGCTAGGAAAAATGTATTACGTCAGCTAAAAGCAAATGGGATTACTAAATTAACAAGTAGTGAAATTTATTCAAAAGCTGAAAAAGATTTACAAGCAATAGCTGACTTTTTAGATTCAAGATTATATTTCTTTAATGATAAAACTTCTCTTGTTGATATAGTTGCATTTAGTTTTATAAAAAATTTAAGTGATGGTAGTTGTGGTAAAAAAATACAGAATTTTGTTAGTAATCTAAACCTAGCTGCTTTTATGGAAAATATGCAACAGAAATTTGATATTAGGTAG
- a CDS encoding M48 family metallopeptidase, producing the protein MQYQIKILYKNVKNLKISLDKEGVITVTSPKGVTKKEIHELLESKKAWLNKHAKRLSHHSKYDYQNYQLEDGDNIYYLGREYLVKLVESKQNLIVEHDDYLEFLLNPSVICNRVFKLQLLEEFYKDRADIILNNLVAKYLKITNQDIQRVTIKKTKTRWGSCNHVKKTINLNYNLVLRDIKAIEYVVLHEIAHLTHPNHSKEFYGYIAEYMPDWKARENQLK; encoded by the coding sequence ATGCAATATCAAATAAAGATTCTTTATAAAAATGTAAAAAACTTAAAAATCTCGCTAGATAAAGAAGGCGTTATAACTGTGACATCTCCAAAAGGAGTAACAAAAAAAGAGATACATGAGCTTTTAGAGTCAAAAAAAGCATGGCTTAATAAACATGCAAAAAGATTATCTCATCATAGTAAATATGATTATCAGAACTATCAATTAGAGGATGGTGATAATATTTACTATTTGGGTAGAGAGTATTTGGTCAAGCTTGTTGAGTCAAAACAGAATCTGATAGTTGAACATGATGATTATCTAGAGTTTTTATTAAATCCAAGTGTAATCTGTAACAGAGTGTTTAAGCTACAGCTTCTTGAAGAGTTCTATAAAGATAGGGCAGATATCATCCTTAATAATCTCGTTGCAAAATATCTTAAAATCACAAATCAAGATATCCAAAGAGTAACAATCAAAAAGACAAAAACTCGCTGGGGTTCTTGTAATCATGTCAAAAAGACAATCAATCTAAACTACAACCTTGTGTTGAGAGATATTAAGGCTATTGAGTATGTAGTACTTCATGAGATAGCTCATCTAACACATCCAAATCATTCTAAAGAATTTTACGGTTATATTGCAGAGTATATGCCTGATTGGAAGGCAAGAGAAAATCAACTTAAATAA
- a CDS encoding DUF3301 domain-containing protein, producing the protein MSIALYTIIFLGISFFLWRNFMKNKEYAVDVAERSSAKYNLDLLDATVCLRKINLKFENKRLVFYRVYSFDYNTVSSDDRYRGYIVIRNGRLDDVVISEFEKADIVQENIVSEQTASSTTREPANNVINFNE; encoded by the coding sequence ATGTCGATAGCTTTGTATACAATCATTTTTTTAGGTATTAGCTTTTTTTTATGGCGGAATTTTATGAAAAATAAAGAATATGCTGTAGATGTAGCAGAAAGGTCATCTGCTAAATATAATCTAGATTTGTTGGATGCTACAGTTTGCTTACGCAAAATAAACTTAAAGTTTGAGAATAAAAGGCTAGTCTTTTATAGAGTATATTCTTTTGATTACAATACTGTCAGTTCAGACGATAGGTATAGAGGATATATCGTTATTAGAAATGGTAGATTAGATGATGTTGTAATATCAGAGTTTGAAAAAGCAGATATTGTACAAGAAAATATTGTTTCGGAACAGACTGCATCTTCTACGACAAGAGAGCCAGCCAATAACGTTATTAATTTTAATGAGTAG
- a CDS encoding HAD-IB family phosphatase, translating into MRNIIFDFDSTLIKKESLEIILEPLLKESPEKIFEIEKITNLGMQGDLDFRESLEKRLAMASPTKQSIKDFADKYCPDILTDGIAELIKQLKSNGDNIWIFSGGIAESIEPFADYLQIPRENIFAVEVNWDNEGNFDCLDNSNGACDSKLVAFEKVKNRFEGEVIAIGDGYTDYQLFEKGVADKFIAYVEHVERKNVLDKAESVAMDVGVLKYLLI; encoded by the coding sequence ATGAGAAATATAATATTTGACTTCGACTCAACTTTAATTAAAAAAGAGTCTTTAGAAATTATCCTAGAACCATTACTAAAAGAATCTCCTGAAAAAATATTTGAGATAGAGAAAATAACTAATTTAGGTATGCAAGGAGATCTAGATTTTAGAGAATCTCTAGAAAAAAGGTTAGCAATGGCTAGTCCAACAAAACAAAGTATAAAAGACTTTGCTGATAAGTATTGTCCAGATATTTTAACCGATGGGATTGCAGAGTTGATAAAACAACTTAAATCTAATGGGGATAATATTTGGATATTTAGTGGAGGAATAGCAGAAAGTATAGAACCATTTGCTGATTATTTACAAATTCCGAGAGAGAATATCTTTGCCGTTGAAGTTAATTGGGATAATGAAGGGAACTTTGATTGTTTAGATAATTCCAACGGCGCTTGTGACTCGAAACTTGTTGCATTTGAAAAAGTTAAAAATAGATTTGAAGGTGAAGTTATAGCTATTGGCGATGGCTATACAGATTATCAACTTTTTGAGAAAGGGGTTGCTGATAAGTTTATAGCTTATGTGGAACATGTTGAAAGAAAAAATGTACTAGATAAGGCTGAATCTGTAGCTATGGATGTTGGAGTGTTGAAATATTTATTGATTTAG
- a CDS encoding DUF475 domain-containing protein, which yields MKNLKYFYGSFFITFLGLAIGVFFYPTNPLAIIYSILILAILEISLSFDNAVINAKILGQMPKKWQKAFIFIGLPIAVFGMRLIFPILLVSISSDINFHKVINLALHNPEEYQLILEHSMPYICSFGGSFLLMVFLNFFLSENEGHHWIPLIENNILTRKIRDYNGGYILFAVFVGLILIYNSENNLQGSLAIAYILGIVVHESIGLLNSFFDTPQISSSNIVRNGLMGFIYLEIIDASFSFDGVVGAFAISTNIIIIMIGLGIGAMFVRSLTILFVEKKTLAKYIYLEHGAHYAIGFLAAILLLKVFIHIPEWFSGSIGIIILTISFIHSILSNNKLNQ from the coding sequence TTGAAAAATTTAAAATACTTTTACGGATCATTCTTTATAACGTTCTTGGGTCTTGCTATAGGAGTCTTTTTTTATCCAACAAATCCTCTAGCTATAATTTATTCTATATTAATATTAGCAATATTAGAAATATCTTTAAGTTTTGATAATGCTGTAATCAATGCAAAAATCCTAGGACAAATGCCCAAAAAGTGGCAAAAGGCTTTTATTTTCATAGGCCTACCCATAGCTGTGTTTGGTATGAGATTAATTTTTCCAATTTTGCTTGTTAGTATCTCAAGTGATATTAATTTTCATAAAGTTATAAATTTAGCCCTACATAACCCTGAAGAATATCAACTAATACTAGAGCACTCAATGCCATATATATGCAGCTTTGGAGGTAGTTTTTTACTAATGGTTTTCTTAAACTTTTTTCTTAGTGAGAATGAAGGACATCATTGGATACCACTAATTGAAAATAATATCCTTACACGAAAAATTCGTGATTATAATGGTGGATATATACTTTTTGCTGTATTCGTTGGACTTATACTTATATACAACTCAGAAAACAATCTTCAAGGCAGCTTAGCTATTGCATATATACTTGGTATAGTTGTTCATGAAAGCATCGGATTACTAAACTCTTTCTTTGATACTCCCCAAATAAGCTCCTCGAATATAGTTCGTAATGGCTTAATGGGGTTTATTTATCTAGAAATAATTGATGCCTCTTTTAGTTTTGATGGAGTTGTTGGTGCATTTGCAATATCTACGAATATTATAATTATAATGATAGGTCTAGGTATTGGTGCAATGTTTGTTAGATCTTTAACAATATTATTTGTTGAAAAAAAGACTCTAGCAAAATATATATATTTAGAGCATGGAGCCCACTATGCTATTGGCTTTTTAGCTGCAATCTTATTACTTAAAGTATTTATACATATACCAGAATGGTTTAGCGGTTCAATTGGAATTATTATTCTTACTATTTCTTTTATACATTCCATACTTAGTAACAACAAACTAAATCAATAA
- a CDS encoding L-serine ammonia-lyase: protein MESTFELFSIGVGPSSSHTIGPMRAGCDFINLYSDKLAETTRVQIDLYGSLALTGKGHKTDYAAVLGIMGFLPESVDIELAKKLYGHCLIHEELDLNQKFNINFNYNRDIVFHYDEFLPEHSNGMRFSLFKEETLLCEKEYFSIGGGFIVDKKQVKKDEVPTEKPCNKPYKFATMAQLRQLCEQEQKTIDEIMFENERVAYGEQESLKKLSEIWNVMETSIEKGLTCPEVELPGGLKVRKRAPSMIKKLKAANIENTDFNYLNAFAIAVNEQNACGERVVTAPTNGAAGVIPAVLKYYLQTHEVVNREELQQIINKYLLVCAAIGILYKSGASISAAEVGCQGEVGVACSMAAAGYCALLGGDIDSIESAAEIGMEHNLGLTCDPIGGLVQIPCIERNAMGAVQAINAAKLAHLDNGEKRFVGLDYVIKVMYETGLDMCSKYKETSLGGLATNVPVC, encoded by the coding sequence ATGGAAAGTACTTTTGAACTTTTTTCTATTGGTGTCGGGCCATCATCTTCTCATACTATTGGGCCTATGAGGGCTGGATGTGATTTTATTAATTTATATTCAGATAAATTAGCAGAAACTACACGGGTGCAAATAGATTTATATGGCTCTTTAGCTTTAACTGGTAAGGGGCATAAAACAGATTATGCGGCAGTTCTCGGGATAATGGGTTTCTTACCAGAATCTGTAGATATTGAATTAGCTAAAAAACTTTATGGGCATTGTTTGATACATGAGGAACTTGATCTAAATCAAAAGTTTAATATCAACTTTAACTATAATAGAGATATTGTTTTTCACTATGATGAATTCTTACCTGAGCATTCTAATGGGATGCGCTTTTCTTTATTTAAAGAAGAAACTCTACTTTGTGAAAAAGAGTATTTTTCTATTGGAGGTGGATTTATTGTTGATAAAAAGCAAGTGAAAAAAGATGAAGTTCCGACTGAAAAACCATGTAATAAACCATATAAGTTTGCAACGATGGCACAGCTTAGACAATTATGTGAGCAGGAGCAAAAAACAATTGATGAAATAATGTTTGAAAATGAAAGGGTTGCATATGGTGAACAAGAGTCTCTTAAGAAATTATCTGAGATTTGGAATGTTATGGAAACATCCATTGAAAAAGGTTTAACTTGTCCAGAGGTTGAACTACCTGGAGGTCTTAAGGTTAGAAAAAGAGCTCCTAGTATGATAAAAAAACTTAAAGCAGCCAATATTGAAAATACAGACTTTAATTACTTAAATGCTTTTGCAATTGCTGTAAATGAGCAAAATGCATGTGGTGAAAGAGTTGTGACAGCCCCTACAAATGGTGCTGCAGGGGTAATTCCTGCTGTTTTAAAGTATTATCTACAAACACATGAGGTTGTAAATAGAGAAGAATTGCAGCAGATTATAAATAAGTACTTATTAGTTTGTGCAGCTATTGGAATTTTATATAAGTCAGGGGCATCTATCTCTGCTGCTGAAGTTGGTTGTCAAGGTGAGGTCGGTGTAGCTTGTTCAATGGCAGCGGCAGGTTATTGTGCTTTGCTTGGTGGAGATATTGATTCTATAGAGTCGGCAGCTGAGATTGGTATGGAACATAATCTTGGTCTTACGTGTGATCCTATTGGTGGTTTAGTGCAGATACCATGTATCGAGCGTAATGCTATGGGAGCAGTTCAAGCTATAAATGCAGCTAAACTTGCTCATCTAGATAACGGAGAAAAACGTTTTGTTGGTTTAGATTATGTGATTAAAGTTATGTATGAAACCGGCCTTGATATGTGCAGTAAGTATAAAGAGACATCTCTCGGTGGACTTGCAACAAACGTGCCTGTTTGTTAA
- the pheA gene encoding prephenate dehydratase: MIKVSFQGEHGAYSEQAITNFLKQQSIEEFETIPCLSFFDAIEHTIAGKSDFVIIPVENSLAGSVVPAYDELIKSNLKVKAEIVLKIKHCLMGLSDVEFSEVESVISHPQALSQCAKSLKKLKLTPEAFADTAGAAKYIFEKNKKNHLAIAGELAAETYGLKIFQSEFEDEHFNYTRFLLMGREDIEASSIDEKYKTTIIFSVEDKSNALVNTLNVFGKHNINLTKIESRPSRNRAWNYLFFIDFEGSEDDTSVQQALLEVLKKSTFLKILGSYKSYHFN, translated from the coding sequence ATGATTAAAGTTTCTTTTCAAGGAGAACATGGCGCTTATTCTGAGCAAGCGATAACTAATTTTTTAAAGCAGCAAAGTATTGAAGAGTTTGAAACTATACCTTGCTTGTCTTTCTTCGATGCTATTGAACATACAATTGCAGGTAAATCTGATTTTGTAATAATTCCAGTTGAGAATTCATTAGCTGGATCCGTTGTACCTGCTTATGATGAATTAATCAAAAGTAATTTAAAAGTCAAAGCAGAGATAGTTCTTAAAATTAAACATTGTTTGATGGGATTAAGTGATGTTGAGTTTTCAGAGGTGGAGAGTGTAATATCTCATCCGCAAGCATTATCTCAGTGTGCAAAAAGTCTTAAAAAGTTAAAGCTTACTCCAGAAGCATTTGCAGATACAGCTGGTGCTGCTAAGTATATTTTTGAGAAAAACAAAAAAAATCATTTAGCTATAGCAGGAGAGCTTGCTGCTGAAACATATGGGTTAAAGATTTTTCAAAGTGAATTTGAAGATGAACATTTTAATTATACTCGTTTTTTATTGATGGGGCGTGAGGATATAGAGGCTTCTTCAATAGATGAAAAGTATAAAACTACTATTATCTTTTCTGTAGAAGATAAATCGAATGCTCTTGTTAATACTTTGAATGTTTTTGGTAAGCATAATATTAATCTAACAAAGATAGAATCTAGACCATCTAGAAATAGGGCATGGAACTATTTGTTTTTTATAGATTTTGAAGGGTCAGAAGATGATACATCTGTGCAACAAGCTCTTTTAGAGGTATTAAAGAAGAGTACTTTTCTTAAAATTTTAGGATCTTATAAAAGTTATCATTTTAATTAA
- a CDS encoding APC family permease gives MIKSKLTIPSLIAIGIGTIMGSGWMFSAQYTSEYAGPASILSWIIGALMMIFIALTFAESSTIVPVQGSSSRVPHITHGTLLSYIFAWITWISYLVLAPIEVQAVLQYVAVFYPNLIEPATGALSVDGTPVAIVLLLTFCIFNFYSLRWLVRANNIITLFKILVPGTIAITLIVFCYTLPELKSKAFETNMSYMPFGVNGMFAAISLGGIGYAFVGFKTIVELAGNTKNPARAIPIATISTILICLGIFLILQVAYIMVVSKYVHNNVWDLNTITKGNSSNFGAFALMAQHFGQVWMMYLLYFGAILFPLVAGLLYFCVALNSLNAMVSNGYMPKMLNKVNPLVNKPIYAVGLNFLIAMIMFAPFPGWKAMTAFLTSLISLTYLTGATSTIAMRHKLPDIDRPFKLRCVYLVSVLGVFASSMVFLWSGWSIVSKSGFAICIAIFMLGAYRKFGAEKSERISWNFKESIWFWFYIVAVSIVSYFSTFGGTGALDIYKAAIVLLVISYITIILAKHYCLSAKQMQQGINKALHIQANS, from the coding sequence ATGATAAAAAGTAAGCTAACAATTCCTAGTCTCATAGCAATAGGTATAGGGACTATAATGGGTTCTGGCTGGATGTTTTCTGCTCAATATACTTCTGAATATGCAGGGCCTGCTTCTATATTATCTTGGATAATAGGGGCGCTTATGATGATCTTTATAGCATTAACATTTGCTGAAAGTTCAACGATTGTTCCAGTTCAAGGCTCATCATCTAGAGTACCTCACATTACTCACGGAACTTTGTTAAGTTATATATTTGCTTGGATTACATGGATATCATATTTAGTTTTAGCTCCTATTGAGGTCCAAGCTGTATTGCAATATGTAGCTGTTTTTTACCCTAATTTAATAGAACCCGCTACCGGAGCTCTTTCTGTAGATGGAACACCTGTTGCAATAGTTTTATTATTGACTTTTTGTATTTTTAATTTTTATTCCTTAAGGTGGCTTGTTAGAGCTAATAATATTATTACCTTATTTAAGATTTTAGTTCCTGGAACTATAGCTATTACTCTTATAGTTTTTTGTTATACACTTCCGGAACTAAAGTCTAAGGCTTTTGAAACAAACATGAGCTATATGCCTTTTGGTGTTAATGGAATGTTTGCTGCAATATCTCTTGGAGGTATTGGGTATGCATTTGTAGGATTTAAAACAATTGTTGAGTTAGCCGGTAATACTAAAAATCCAGCAAGAGCAATACCGATAGCAACAATTAGTACGATACTTATATGTTTAGGTATATTCTTGATTCTTCAAGTTGCGTATATAATGGTTGTCTCTAAGTATGTACATAATAATGTTTGGGATTTAAATACTATAACCAAGGGGAATAGTTCTAATTTTGGTGCTTTTGCTTTAATGGCCCAACATTTTGGCCAAGTTTGGATGATGTATCTATTGTATTTTGGTGCTATCTTATTTCCTCTTGTGGCTGGACTTTTATATTTCTGTGTGGCTTTGAATTCTTTAAATGCTATGGTGTCTAATGGTTATATGCCAAAGATGCTTAATAAAGTTAATCCACTTGTAAACAAGCCAATCTATGCAGTGGGATTAAATTTCTTGATTGCTATGATAATGTTTGCACCGTTTCCTGGCTGGAAAGCAATGACTGCATTTTTGACATCTTTAATATCATTAACATATCTTACAGGTGCAACTTCTACAATAGCGATGAGGCATAAGCTACCAGATATTGATAGACCTTTTAAACTAAGATGTGTTTATCTTGTTTCTGTGCTAGGAGTATTCGCTTCAAGTATGGTTTTTTTATGGAGTGGCTGGAGCATAGTATCAAAATCAGGGTTTGCTATCTGTATAGCGATTTTTATGCTTGGAGCATATAGAAAATTTGGTGCTGAGAAATCAGAGAGAATTTCCTGGAACTTTAAAGAGTCAATTTGGTTTTGGTTTTATATTGTAGCTGTTTCTATTGTTTCATATTTTAGTACATTTGGTGGGACTGGTGCTTTAGATATTTATAAGGCAGCTATTGTATTATTAGTTATTAGTTATATAACGATTATTTTGGCTAAACACTATTGTTTATCAGCAAAACAGATGCAGCAAGGAATAAATAAAGCTCTGCATATTCAAGCAAATAGTTAA